One window of Paludibacter propionicigenes WB4 genomic DNA carries:
- a CDS encoding GNAT family N-acetyltransferase, which translates to MSSISFEFCDFENPTHLTKLAELLNMYMADPMGDAPQLSKLQQLRLIDGLANHPSSFVLFQIYDNEVVGLATCFINFSTFKVKPYLNIHDFFVHPEYRGKGLSKSLMQELISISTSRDYCKITLEVREDNVVAQALYSSMGFEECQPNMLFWTKKL; encoded by the coding sequence ATGAGCTCAATATCTTTCGAATTTTGCGATTTTGAAAATCCCACACATCTGACTAAGCTGGCAGAATTGCTCAATATGTACATGGCTGATCCTATGGGTGATGCTCCGCAGTTGAGTAAGTTGCAGCAATTGAGACTTATAGATGGGTTGGCAAATCATCCTTCATCTTTTGTTCTTTTTCAGATTTATGATAATGAAGTAGTTGGATTGGCAACTTGTTTTATTAATTTTTCGACTTTCAAGGTAAAGCCATATCTTAATATACACGATTTTTTCGTACATCCGGAGTATAGAGGAAAGGGTCTTTCGAAGAGCTTAATGCAAGAGTTAATATCTATTTCAACATCCAGAGACTACTGCAAAATAACCCTTGAAGTAAGAGAAGATAATGTTGTAGCTCAGGCGTTATACAGTAGCATGGGCTTTGAAGAGTGTCAACCAAATATGTTGTTCTGGACTAAGAAATTATAG